The following proteins are co-located in the Toxotes jaculatrix isolate fToxJac2 chromosome 9, fToxJac2.pri, whole genome shotgun sequence genome:
- the kiaa0753 gene encoding protein moonraker isoform X6, which translates to METVDYMIIKLLFNEAIPASTSNRASHVRPPAPIVIEKLLPMSEERETMGSSRSSINFTALSEDSLQAAVKLAKRDLRRRRLESLIKSPAKPSQEASLLETSDAELLQELAATPNKAKLKASSPKEKSAHLAAKQTSHKRPLPRAGQSPPTRDPGPRQLEGGKQAPLSQEIHKLQNELEVYIQKVEELANRATGEKMDKPLEPEERNKLEMRRQKQAARSARVIYVLQQQVKEIQEDIEKLRSQKMWDTKKSTAINRLAAAHRGALRALQVVIHQLSDLSHSKVPPHYKELGQLIRQLSLCSAKVEVDEGSAVPETALDILQKLETLDSALSKQEMLEKMQAQTFPPHRKSPHRSMSPSVLKDPRTSAVQGPRKPANPKRGVRGRRMAPQKPKTASTQPMNRREVLRAGLQSLAQQRELRELQGRPQTNTTYRKGLHSERRKADIIMECNQMGGAGFQQPTVSSRLRVNELPQKEHSVPWIPTSPHSPPPQRRSPQRARPEPRCLFSPVKPSTSPPNQKAAGGFGAELVLNSEKKKQAQNEALRKAWLDKMTMQRLKELNQLSKEEAERIQRLRSEVVSPTQWAERAEQKARERIQPLLNEAQQIGESRNRISSSLRNRLSEQAAERAAETAEQLSEALLEDLLEDTAQAAWAAEADGQLEGMAQRRLQAPTLESMLLRMEEIQRDQEEVRRRFASITYSDPLYWDRPGPAEPQCQALGSRPASPQPIRLTRPVLKQTSAADIVLEKPVETGFLSESSLTEEASQDKQQPRNSTTFPGPVEKSRGTVISVPGSMLRNIQRYREDYEAYLRVVAHEAVGSFNPWAVANSLADELLSEALADVAAEFQDVVEEYAEAVFTSEFLQPVQSPPAAAAALVSQ; encoded by the exons ATGGAAACAGTAGATTATATGATAATTAAG TTATTGTTCAATGAAGCCATCCCTGCAAGCACCAGCAACCGTGCCAGCCATGTACGCCCGCCAGCCCCCATTGTGATTGAGAAGCTGCTGCCGATGTCAGAGGAGCGTGAGACTATGGGCAGCAGCAGGAGTTCCATCAACTTCACCGCGCTATCTGAGGACAGTCTGCAGGCTGCTGTTAAGCTAGCAAAGCGAGATCTGAGACGAAGGCGCCTTGAGTCACTGATAAAATCTCCTGCCAAACCTTCTCAAGAGGCCTCCCTCCTTGAAACAAGTGATGCAGAACTGCTTCAG GAGCTTGCAGCCACTCCAAATAAGGCAAAGTTAAAGGCCTCCAGTCCAAAAGAGAAATCAGCCCATcttgcagcaaaacaaacatcccATAAGCGTCCACTGCCTCGGGCTGGTCAGTCACCGCCAACCAGAGATCCAGGCCCAAGGCAGTTGGAAGGAGGCAAACAGGCTCCTTTAAGCCAGGAAATCCACAAGCTGCAAAATGAACTAGAAGTTTATATTCAGAAAGTAGAAGAGCTGGCCAACAGAG caacaggggaaaaaatggaCAAGCCACTGGAGCCTGAAGAGCGAAACAAGTTGGAGATGCgcagacagaagcaggcagCCCGCTCAGCACGTGTCATCTATGTTCTCCAGCAACAG GTAAAAGAGATACAAGAAGATATAGAGAAACTACGAAGCCAGAAAATGTGGGACACCAAAAAG TCCACTGCAATAAACAGGCTTGCGGCTGCCCACCGTGGAGCACTCAGGGCTTTACAAGTTGTCATCCACCAGCTTTCAGATCTGTCTCATAGCAAGGTACCTCCTCACTACAAAGAGCTGGGCCAGCTGATTCGCCAGCTCTCTTTGTGTTCAGCAAAGGTCGAAGTGGACGAGGGTTCAGCTGTGCCTGAGACGGCCCTCGACATCCTGCAGAAACTAGAG aCTTTGGATTCTGCCCTCAGTAAACAAGAGATGCTCGAAAAAATGCAAGCCCAAACATTCCCTCCACACAGGAAGTCTCCTCATCGCAGCATGTCACCTAGTGTGCTCAAGGATCCCAGGACCTCAGCTGTTCAAGGACCTCGCAAACCCGCAAATCCCAAAAGAGGTGTCCGTG GTAGGAGAATGGCCCCACAGAAGCCCAAAACTGCTTCTACCCAGCCCATGAACAGAAGAGAGGTGCTGAGGGCCGGCTTACAGAGCCTCgcccagcagagggagctgagaGAGCTCCAGGGACGACCTCAGACAAACACCACCTACAGAAAAGGACTGCACTCCGAGAGAAGAAAGGCTGACATTATAATGGAG TGTAACCAGATGGGCGGTGCAGGCTTCCAGCAGCCCACAGTCTCCTCTCGGCTCAGAGTGAACGAGCTCCCTCAAAAAGAGCACTCTGTGCCCTGGATACCTACATcccctcactctcctcctccacagcg TAGATCTCCTCAAAGGGCGAGACCAGAGCCTCGATGTCTCTTCTCACCAGTGAAGCCCTCAACAAGCCCTCCAAATCAGAAGGCTGCTGGTGGTTTTGGAGCAGAGCTGGTCCTAAACtcagaaaagaagaagcaagCTCAGAATGAAGCATTAAG GAAAGCCTGGCTGGATAAGATGACGATGCAGAGACTGAAAGAGCTCAACCAGCTGAGTAAAGAGGAGGCTGAACGCATTCAGAGATTGAG gtCTGAAGTGGTCTCGCCAACTCAGTGGGCTGAGAGAGCTGAGCAGAAGGCCAGGGAGAGAATTCAGCCCCTACTGAATGAAGCACAG CAGATTGGCGAGTCCAGGAACAGGATCAGCTCCTCACTGAGAAATCGGCTGTCTGAGCAGGCTGCAGAGAGG gcagcagagacTGCTGAGCAGCTGAGTGAGGCACTGCTGGAAGATCTGTTGGAGGACACTGCACAGGCAGCGTGGGCAGCTGAGGCAGACGGACAGTTGGAGGGCATGGCCCAGCGTAGGCTTCAGGCCCCCACCCTGGAGAGTATGCTGCTTCGTATGGAGGAGATACAG AGGGATCAGGAGGAAGTAAGGAGACGGTTTGCTTCTATCACCTATTCCGACCCTCTTTACTGGGACCGACCAGGAccagcag AACCCCAGTGCCAAGCTCTGGGCTCCAGGCCAGCCTCTCCTCAGCCAATTAGGCTTACCAGGCCAGTGCTGAAACAGACCTCTGCAGCTGATATTGTCCTAGAAAAACCCGTGGAGACTGG TTTTTTGTCTGAGAGCAGCCTAACAGAAGAGGCATCCCAAGACAAGCAGCAGCCCAGAAACAGCACCACATTCCCAGGCCCAGTGGAGAAAAGCAGGGGGACTGTTATCTCTGTGCCAGGCAGCATGCTGAGAAACATTCAACGGTACCGGGAAGACTACGAGGCCTACCTGCGTGTTGTGGCTCACGAAGCCGTCGGCAGCTTTAACCCCTGGGCCGTCGCAAACAG CCTGGCAGACGAGTTACTGTCTGAGGCTCTGGCTGACGTGGCAGCAGAGTTTCAGGACGTTGTGGAGGAGTACGCCGAAGCTGTCTTTACCTCAGAGTTTCTTCAGCCAGTCCAGTCaccccctgctgcagctgcagctttggTCAGCCAATAG
- the kiaa0753 gene encoding protein moonraker isoform X1, which translates to METVDYMIIKLLFNEAIPASTSNRASHVRPPAPIVIEKLLPMSEERETMGSSRSSINFTALSEDSLQAAVKLAKRDLRRRRLESLIKSPAKPSQEASLLETSDAELLQELAATPNKAKLKASSPKEKSAHLAAKQTSHKRPLPRAGQSPPTRDPGPRQLEGGKQAPLSQEIHKLQNELEVYIQKVEELANRATGEKMDKPLEPEERNKLEMRRQKQAARSARVIYVLQQQVKEIQEDIEKLRSQKMWDTKKSTAINRLAAAHRGALRALQVVIHQLSDLSHSKVPPHYKELGQLIRQLSLCSAKVEVDEGSAVPETALDILQKLETLDSALSKQEMLEKMQAQTFPPHRKSPHRSMSPSVLKDPRTSAVQGPRKPANPKRGVRGRRMAPQKPKTASTQPMNRREVLRAGLQSLAQQRELRELQGRPQTNTTYRKGLHSERRKADIIMECNQMGGAGFQQPTVSSRLRVNELPQKEHSVPWIPTSPHSPPPQRRSPQRARPEPRCLFSPVKPSTSPPNQKAAGGFGAELVLNSEKKKQAQNEALRKAWLDKMTMQRLKELNQLSKEEAERIQRLRSEVVSPTQWAERAEQKARERIQPLLNEAQQIGESRNRISSSLRNRLSEQAAERAAETAEQLSEALLEDLLEDTAQAAWAAEADGQLEGMAQRRLQAPTLESMLLRMEEIQRDQEEVRRRFASITYSDPLYWDRPGPAGKKKKKNEPQCQALGSRPASPQPIRLTRPVLKQTSAADIVLEKPVETGFLSESSLTEEASQDKQQPRNSTTFPGPVEKSRGTVISVPGSMLRNIQRYREDYEAYLRVVAHEAVGSFNPWAVANSLADELLSEALADVAAEFQDVVEEYAEAVFTSEFLQPVQSPPAAAAALVSQ; encoded by the exons ATGGAAACAGTAGATTATATGATAATTAAG TTATTGTTCAATGAAGCCATCCCTGCAAGCACCAGCAACCGTGCCAGCCATGTACGCCCGCCAGCCCCCATTGTGATTGAGAAGCTGCTGCCGATGTCAGAGGAGCGTGAGACTATGGGCAGCAGCAGGAGTTCCATCAACTTCACCGCGCTATCTGAGGACAGTCTGCAGGCTGCTGTTAAGCTAGCAAAGCGAGATCTGAGACGAAGGCGCCTTGAGTCACTGATAAAATCTCCTGCCAAACCTTCTCAAGAGGCCTCCCTCCTTGAAACAAGTGATGCAGAACTGCTTCAG GAGCTTGCAGCCACTCCAAATAAGGCAAAGTTAAAGGCCTCCAGTCCAAAAGAGAAATCAGCCCATcttgcagcaaaacaaacatcccATAAGCGTCCACTGCCTCGGGCTGGTCAGTCACCGCCAACCAGAGATCCAGGCCCAAGGCAGTTGGAAGGAGGCAAACAGGCTCCTTTAAGCCAGGAAATCCACAAGCTGCAAAATGAACTAGAAGTTTATATTCAGAAAGTAGAAGAGCTGGCCAACAGAG caacaggggaaaaaatggaCAAGCCACTGGAGCCTGAAGAGCGAAACAAGTTGGAGATGCgcagacagaagcaggcagCCCGCTCAGCACGTGTCATCTATGTTCTCCAGCAACAG GTAAAAGAGATACAAGAAGATATAGAGAAACTACGAAGCCAGAAAATGTGGGACACCAAAAAG TCCACTGCAATAAACAGGCTTGCGGCTGCCCACCGTGGAGCACTCAGGGCTTTACAAGTTGTCATCCACCAGCTTTCAGATCTGTCTCATAGCAAGGTACCTCCTCACTACAAAGAGCTGGGCCAGCTGATTCGCCAGCTCTCTTTGTGTTCAGCAAAGGTCGAAGTGGACGAGGGTTCAGCTGTGCCTGAGACGGCCCTCGACATCCTGCAGAAACTAGAG aCTTTGGATTCTGCCCTCAGTAAACAAGAGATGCTCGAAAAAATGCAAGCCCAAACATTCCCTCCACACAGGAAGTCTCCTCATCGCAGCATGTCACCTAGTGTGCTCAAGGATCCCAGGACCTCAGCTGTTCAAGGACCTCGCAAACCCGCAAATCCCAAAAGAGGTGTCCGTG GTAGGAGAATGGCCCCACAGAAGCCCAAAACTGCTTCTACCCAGCCCATGAACAGAAGAGAGGTGCTGAGGGCCGGCTTACAGAGCCTCgcccagcagagggagctgagaGAGCTCCAGGGACGACCTCAGACAAACACCACCTACAGAAAAGGACTGCACTCCGAGAGAAGAAAGGCTGACATTATAATGGAG TGTAACCAGATGGGCGGTGCAGGCTTCCAGCAGCCCACAGTCTCCTCTCGGCTCAGAGTGAACGAGCTCCCTCAAAAAGAGCACTCTGTGCCCTGGATACCTACATcccctcactctcctcctccacagcg TAGATCTCCTCAAAGGGCGAGACCAGAGCCTCGATGTCTCTTCTCACCAGTGAAGCCCTCAACAAGCCCTCCAAATCAGAAGGCTGCTGGTGGTTTTGGAGCAGAGCTGGTCCTAAACtcagaaaagaagaagcaagCTCAGAATGAAGCATTAAG GAAAGCCTGGCTGGATAAGATGACGATGCAGAGACTGAAAGAGCTCAACCAGCTGAGTAAAGAGGAGGCTGAACGCATTCAGAGATTGAG gtCTGAAGTGGTCTCGCCAACTCAGTGGGCTGAGAGAGCTGAGCAGAAGGCCAGGGAGAGAATTCAGCCCCTACTGAATGAAGCACAG CAGATTGGCGAGTCCAGGAACAGGATCAGCTCCTCACTGAGAAATCGGCTGTCTGAGCAGGCTGCAGAGAGG gcagcagagacTGCTGAGCAGCTGAGTGAGGCACTGCTGGAAGATCTGTTGGAGGACACTGCACAGGCAGCGTGGGCAGCTGAGGCAGACGGACAGTTGGAGGGCATGGCCCAGCGTAGGCTTCAGGCCCCCACCCTGGAGAGTATGCTGCTTCGTATGGAGGAGATACAG AGGGATCAGGAGGAAGTAAGGAGACGGTTTGCTTCTATCACCTATTCCGACCCTCTTTACTGGGACCGACCAGGAccagcaggtaaaaaaaaaaaaaaaaatg AACCCCAGTGCCAAGCTCTGGGCTCCAGGCCAGCCTCTCCTCAGCCAATTAGGCTTACCAGGCCAGTGCTGAAACAGACCTCTGCAGCTGATATTGTCCTAGAAAAACCCGTGGAGACTGG TTTTTTGTCTGAGAGCAGCCTAACAGAAGAGGCATCCCAAGACAAGCAGCAGCCCAGAAACAGCACCACATTCCCAGGCCCAGTGGAGAAAAGCAGGGGGACTGTTATCTCTGTGCCAGGCAGCATGCTGAGAAACATTCAACGGTACCGGGAAGACTACGAGGCCTACCTGCGTGTTGTGGCTCACGAAGCCGTCGGCAGCTTTAACCCCTGGGCCGTCGCAAACAG CCTGGCAGACGAGTTACTGTCTGAGGCTCTGGCTGACGTGGCAGCAGAGTTTCAGGACGTTGTGGAGGAGTACGCCGAAGCTGTCTTTACCTCAGAGTTTCTTCAGCCAGTCCAGTCaccccctgctgcagctgcagctttggTCAGCCAATAG
- the kiaa0753 gene encoding protein moonraker isoform X4 has protein sequence METVDYMIIKLLFNEAIPASTSNRASHVRPPAPIVIEKLLPMSEERETMGSSRSSINFTALSEDSLQAAVKLAKRDLRRRRLESLIKSPAKPSQEASLLETSDAELLQELAATPNKAKLKASSPKEKSAHLAAKQTSHKRPLPRAGQSPPTRDPGPRQLEGGKQAPLSQEIHKLQNELEVYIQKVEELANRGEKMDKPLEPEERNKLEMRRQKQAARSARVIYVLQQQVKEIQEDIEKLRSQKMWDTKKSTAINRLAAAHRGALRALQVVIHQLSDLSHSKVPPHYKELGQLIRQLSLCSAKVEVDEGSAVPETALDILQKLETLDSALSKQEMLEKMQAQTFPPHRKSPHRSMSPSVLKDPRTSAVQGPRKPANPKRGVRGRRMAPQKPKTASTQPMNRREVLRAGLQSLAQQRELRELQGRPQTNTTYRKGLHSERRKADIIMECNQMGGAGFQQPTVSSRLRVNELPQKEHSVPWIPTSPHSPPPQRRSPQRARPEPRCLFSPVKPSTSPPNQKAAGGFGAELVLNSEKKKQAQNEALRKAWLDKMTMQRLKELNQLSKEEAERIQRLRSEVVSPTQWAERAEQKARERIQPLLNEAQQIGESRNRISSSLRNRLSEQAAERAAETAEQLSEALLEDLLEDTAQAAWAAEADGQLEGMAQRRLQAPTLESMLLRMEEIQRDQEEVRRRFASITYSDPLYWDRPGPAGKKKKKNEPQCQALGSRPASPQPIRLTRPVLKQTSAADIVLEKPVETGFLSESSLTEEASQDKQQPRNSTTFPGPVEKSRGTVISVPGSMLRNIQRYREDYEAYLRVVAHEAVGSFNPWAVANSLADELLSEALADVAAEFQDVVEEYAEAVFTSEFLQPVQSPPAAAAALVSQ, from the exons ATGGAAACAGTAGATTATATGATAATTAAG TTATTGTTCAATGAAGCCATCCCTGCAAGCACCAGCAACCGTGCCAGCCATGTACGCCCGCCAGCCCCCATTGTGATTGAGAAGCTGCTGCCGATGTCAGAGGAGCGTGAGACTATGGGCAGCAGCAGGAGTTCCATCAACTTCACCGCGCTATCTGAGGACAGTCTGCAGGCTGCTGTTAAGCTAGCAAAGCGAGATCTGAGACGAAGGCGCCTTGAGTCACTGATAAAATCTCCTGCCAAACCTTCTCAAGAGGCCTCCCTCCTTGAAACAAGTGATGCAGAACTGCTTCAG GAGCTTGCAGCCACTCCAAATAAGGCAAAGTTAAAGGCCTCCAGTCCAAAAGAGAAATCAGCCCATcttgcagcaaaacaaacatcccATAAGCGTCCACTGCCTCGGGCTGGTCAGTCACCGCCAACCAGAGATCCAGGCCCAAGGCAGTTGGAAGGAGGCAAACAGGCTCCTTTAAGCCAGGAAATCCACAAGCTGCAAAATGAACTAGAAGTTTATATTCAGAAAGTAGAAGAGCTGGCCAACAGAG gggaaaaaatggaCAAGCCACTGGAGCCTGAAGAGCGAAACAAGTTGGAGATGCgcagacagaagcaggcagCCCGCTCAGCACGTGTCATCTATGTTCTCCAGCAACAG GTAAAAGAGATACAAGAAGATATAGAGAAACTACGAAGCCAGAAAATGTGGGACACCAAAAAG TCCACTGCAATAAACAGGCTTGCGGCTGCCCACCGTGGAGCACTCAGGGCTTTACAAGTTGTCATCCACCAGCTTTCAGATCTGTCTCATAGCAAGGTACCTCCTCACTACAAAGAGCTGGGCCAGCTGATTCGCCAGCTCTCTTTGTGTTCAGCAAAGGTCGAAGTGGACGAGGGTTCAGCTGTGCCTGAGACGGCCCTCGACATCCTGCAGAAACTAGAG aCTTTGGATTCTGCCCTCAGTAAACAAGAGATGCTCGAAAAAATGCAAGCCCAAACATTCCCTCCACACAGGAAGTCTCCTCATCGCAGCATGTCACCTAGTGTGCTCAAGGATCCCAGGACCTCAGCTGTTCAAGGACCTCGCAAACCCGCAAATCCCAAAAGAGGTGTCCGTG GTAGGAGAATGGCCCCACAGAAGCCCAAAACTGCTTCTACCCAGCCCATGAACAGAAGAGAGGTGCTGAGGGCCGGCTTACAGAGCCTCgcccagcagagggagctgagaGAGCTCCAGGGACGACCTCAGACAAACACCACCTACAGAAAAGGACTGCACTCCGAGAGAAGAAAGGCTGACATTATAATGGAG TGTAACCAGATGGGCGGTGCAGGCTTCCAGCAGCCCACAGTCTCCTCTCGGCTCAGAGTGAACGAGCTCCCTCAAAAAGAGCACTCTGTGCCCTGGATACCTACATcccctcactctcctcctccacagcg TAGATCTCCTCAAAGGGCGAGACCAGAGCCTCGATGTCTCTTCTCACCAGTGAAGCCCTCAACAAGCCCTCCAAATCAGAAGGCTGCTGGTGGTTTTGGAGCAGAGCTGGTCCTAAACtcagaaaagaagaagcaagCTCAGAATGAAGCATTAAG GAAAGCCTGGCTGGATAAGATGACGATGCAGAGACTGAAAGAGCTCAACCAGCTGAGTAAAGAGGAGGCTGAACGCATTCAGAGATTGAG gtCTGAAGTGGTCTCGCCAACTCAGTGGGCTGAGAGAGCTGAGCAGAAGGCCAGGGAGAGAATTCAGCCCCTACTGAATGAAGCACAG CAGATTGGCGAGTCCAGGAACAGGATCAGCTCCTCACTGAGAAATCGGCTGTCTGAGCAGGCTGCAGAGAGG gcagcagagacTGCTGAGCAGCTGAGTGAGGCACTGCTGGAAGATCTGTTGGAGGACACTGCACAGGCAGCGTGGGCAGCTGAGGCAGACGGACAGTTGGAGGGCATGGCCCAGCGTAGGCTTCAGGCCCCCACCCTGGAGAGTATGCTGCTTCGTATGGAGGAGATACAG AGGGATCAGGAGGAAGTAAGGAGACGGTTTGCTTCTATCACCTATTCCGACCCTCTTTACTGGGACCGACCAGGAccagcaggtaaaaaaaaaaaaaaaaatg AACCCCAGTGCCAAGCTCTGGGCTCCAGGCCAGCCTCTCCTCAGCCAATTAGGCTTACCAGGCCAGTGCTGAAACAGACCTCTGCAGCTGATATTGTCCTAGAAAAACCCGTGGAGACTGG TTTTTTGTCTGAGAGCAGCCTAACAGAAGAGGCATCCCAAGACAAGCAGCAGCCCAGAAACAGCACCACATTCCCAGGCCCAGTGGAGAAAAGCAGGGGGACTGTTATCTCTGTGCCAGGCAGCATGCTGAGAAACATTCAACGGTACCGGGAAGACTACGAGGCCTACCTGCGTGTTGTGGCTCACGAAGCCGTCGGCAGCTTTAACCCCTGGGCCGTCGCAAACAG CCTGGCAGACGAGTTACTGTCTGAGGCTCTGGCTGACGTGGCAGCAGAGTTTCAGGACGTTGTGGAGGAGTACGCCGAAGCTGTCTTTACCTCAGAGTTTCTTCAGCCAGTCCAGTCaccccctgctgcagctgcagctttggTCAGCCAATAG
- the kiaa0753 gene encoding protein moonraker isoform X2, with product METVDYMIIKLLFNEAIPASTSNRASHVRPPAPIVIEKLLPMSEERETMGSSRSSINFTALSEDSLQAAVKLAKRDLRRRRLESLIKSPAKPSQEASLLETSDAELLQELAATPNKAKLKASSPKEKSAHLAAKQTSHKRPLPRAGQSPPTRDPGPRQLEGGKQAPLSQEIHKLQNELEVYIQKVEELANRATGEKMDKPLEPEERNKLEMRRQKQAARSARVIYVLQQQVKEIQEDIEKLRSQKMWDTKKSTAINRLAAAHRGALRALQVVIHQLSDLSHSKVPPHYKELGQLIRQLSLCSAKVEVDEGSAVPETALDILQKLETLDSALSKQEMLEKMQAQTFPPHRKSPHRSMSPSVLKDPRTSAVQGPRKPANPKRGVRGRRMAPQKPKTASTQPMNRREVLRAGLQSLAQQRELRELQGRPQTNTTYRKGLHSERRKADIIMECNQMGGAGFQQPTVSSRLRVNELPQKEHSVPWIPTSPHSPPPQRSPQRARPEPRCLFSPVKPSTSPPNQKAAGGFGAELVLNSEKKKQAQNEALRKAWLDKMTMQRLKELNQLSKEEAERIQRLRSEVVSPTQWAERAEQKARERIQPLLNEAQQIGESRNRISSSLRNRLSEQAAERAAETAEQLSEALLEDLLEDTAQAAWAAEADGQLEGMAQRRLQAPTLESMLLRMEEIQRDQEEVRRRFASITYSDPLYWDRPGPAGKKKKKNEPQCQALGSRPASPQPIRLTRPVLKQTSAADIVLEKPVETGFLSESSLTEEASQDKQQPRNSTTFPGPVEKSRGTVISVPGSMLRNIQRYREDYEAYLRVVAHEAVGSFNPWAVANSLADELLSEALADVAAEFQDVVEEYAEAVFTSEFLQPVQSPPAAAAALVSQ from the exons ATGGAAACAGTAGATTATATGATAATTAAG TTATTGTTCAATGAAGCCATCCCTGCAAGCACCAGCAACCGTGCCAGCCATGTACGCCCGCCAGCCCCCATTGTGATTGAGAAGCTGCTGCCGATGTCAGAGGAGCGTGAGACTATGGGCAGCAGCAGGAGTTCCATCAACTTCACCGCGCTATCTGAGGACAGTCTGCAGGCTGCTGTTAAGCTAGCAAAGCGAGATCTGAGACGAAGGCGCCTTGAGTCACTGATAAAATCTCCTGCCAAACCTTCTCAAGAGGCCTCCCTCCTTGAAACAAGTGATGCAGAACTGCTTCAG GAGCTTGCAGCCACTCCAAATAAGGCAAAGTTAAAGGCCTCCAGTCCAAAAGAGAAATCAGCCCATcttgcagcaaaacaaacatcccATAAGCGTCCACTGCCTCGGGCTGGTCAGTCACCGCCAACCAGAGATCCAGGCCCAAGGCAGTTGGAAGGAGGCAAACAGGCTCCTTTAAGCCAGGAAATCCACAAGCTGCAAAATGAACTAGAAGTTTATATTCAGAAAGTAGAAGAGCTGGCCAACAGAG caacaggggaaaaaatggaCAAGCCACTGGAGCCTGAAGAGCGAAACAAGTTGGAGATGCgcagacagaagcaggcagCCCGCTCAGCACGTGTCATCTATGTTCTCCAGCAACAG GTAAAAGAGATACAAGAAGATATAGAGAAACTACGAAGCCAGAAAATGTGGGACACCAAAAAG TCCACTGCAATAAACAGGCTTGCGGCTGCCCACCGTGGAGCACTCAGGGCTTTACAAGTTGTCATCCACCAGCTTTCAGATCTGTCTCATAGCAAGGTACCTCCTCACTACAAAGAGCTGGGCCAGCTGATTCGCCAGCTCTCTTTGTGTTCAGCAAAGGTCGAAGTGGACGAGGGTTCAGCTGTGCCTGAGACGGCCCTCGACATCCTGCAGAAACTAGAG aCTTTGGATTCTGCCCTCAGTAAACAAGAGATGCTCGAAAAAATGCAAGCCCAAACATTCCCTCCACACAGGAAGTCTCCTCATCGCAGCATGTCACCTAGTGTGCTCAAGGATCCCAGGACCTCAGCTGTTCAAGGACCTCGCAAACCCGCAAATCCCAAAAGAGGTGTCCGTG GTAGGAGAATGGCCCCACAGAAGCCCAAAACTGCTTCTACCCAGCCCATGAACAGAAGAGAGGTGCTGAGGGCCGGCTTACAGAGCCTCgcccagcagagggagctgagaGAGCTCCAGGGACGACCTCAGACAAACACCACCTACAGAAAAGGACTGCACTCCGAGAGAAGAAAGGCTGACATTATAATGGAG TGTAACCAGATGGGCGGTGCAGGCTTCCAGCAGCCCACAGTCTCCTCTCGGCTCAGAGTGAACGAGCTCCCTCAAAAAGAGCACTCTGTGCCCTGGATACCTACATcccctcactctcctcctccacagcg ATCTCCTCAAAGGGCGAGACCAGAGCCTCGATGTCTCTTCTCACCAGTGAAGCCCTCAACAAGCCCTCCAAATCAGAAGGCTGCTGGTGGTTTTGGAGCAGAGCTGGTCCTAAACtcagaaaagaagaagcaagCTCAGAATGAAGCATTAAG GAAAGCCTGGCTGGATAAGATGACGATGCAGAGACTGAAAGAGCTCAACCAGCTGAGTAAAGAGGAGGCTGAACGCATTCAGAGATTGAG gtCTGAAGTGGTCTCGCCAACTCAGTGGGCTGAGAGAGCTGAGCAGAAGGCCAGGGAGAGAATTCAGCCCCTACTGAATGAAGCACAG CAGATTGGCGAGTCCAGGAACAGGATCAGCTCCTCACTGAGAAATCGGCTGTCTGAGCAGGCTGCAGAGAGG gcagcagagacTGCTGAGCAGCTGAGTGAGGCACTGCTGGAAGATCTGTTGGAGGACACTGCACAGGCAGCGTGGGCAGCTGAGGCAGACGGACAGTTGGAGGGCATGGCCCAGCGTAGGCTTCAGGCCCCCACCCTGGAGAGTATGCTGCTTCGTATGGAGGAGATACAG AGGGATCAGGAGGAAGTAAGGAGACGGTTTGCTTCTATCACCTATTCCGACCCTCTTTACTGGGACCGACCAGGAccagcaggtaaaaaaaaaaaaaaaaatg AACCCCAGTGCCAAGCTCTGGGCTCCAGGCCAGCCTCTCCTCAGCCAATTAGGCTTACCAGGCCAGTGCTGAAACAGACCTCTGCAGCTGATATTGTCCTAGAAAAACCCGTGGAGACTGG TTTTTTGTCTGAGAGCAGCCTAACAGAAGAGGCATCCCAAGACAAGCAGCAGCCCAGAAACAGCACCACATTCCCAGGCCCAGTGGAGAAAAGCAGGGGGACTGTTATCTCTGTGCCAGGCAGCATGCTGAGAAACATTCAACGGTACCGGGAAGACTACGAGGCCTACCTGCGTGTTGTGGCTCACGAAGCCGTCGGCAGCTTTAACCCCTGGGCCGTCGCAAACAG CCTGGCAGACGAGTTACTGTCTGAGGCTCTGGCTGACGTGGCAGCAGAGTTTCAGGACGTTGTGGAGGAGTACGCCGAAGCTGTCTTTACCTCAGAGTTTCTTCAGCCAGTCCAGTCaccccctgctgcagctgcagctttggTCAGCCAATAG